Proteins from one Capricornis sumatraensis isolate serow.1 chromosome 2, serow.2, whole genome shotgun sequence genomic window:
- the GPR88 gene encoding G protein-coupled receptor 88, with amino-acid sequence MTNSSTSTSSTTGGSLLLLCEEEESWAGRRIPVSLLYSGLAIGGTLANGMVIYLVSSFRKLQTTSNAFIVNGCAADLSVCALWMPQEAVLGLLPAGSAEPPGDWDGAGGSYRLLRGGLLGLGLTVSLLSHCLVALNRYLLITRAPATYQALYQRRHTAGMLALSWALALGLVLLLPPWAPRPGAAPPRVHYPALLAAGALLAQTALLLHCYLGIVRRVRVSVKRVSVLNFHLLHQLPGCAAAAAAFPGAPHAPGPGGAQLPAQAQPLPAALHPRRAQRRLSGLSVLLLCCVFLLATQPLVWVSLASGFSLPVPWGVQAASWLLCCALSALNPLLYTWRNEEFRRSVRSVLPGVGDAAAAAAAATAMPAVSQAQLGTRAAGQHW; translated from the coding sequence ATGACCAACTCTTCCACGTCCACCTCCTCCACCACCGGGGGatccctgctgctgctctgcGAGGAAGAGGAGTCGTGGGCGGGCCGACGCATCCCCGTGTCCCTCCTGTACTCGGGCCTGGCCATCGGGGGCACGCTGGCCAACGGCATGGTCATCTATCTCGTGTCGTCCTTCCGAAAGCTTCAGACGACCAGCAACGCCTTCATCGTGAACGGCTGCGCCGCCGACCTCAGCGTCTGCGCCCTCTGGATGCCGCAGGAGGCGGTGCTCGGGCTCCTGCCGGCGGGCTCCGCGGAGCCCCCCGGGGATTGGGACGGCGCCGGGGGCAGCTACCGCCTGCTGCGGGGCGGGCTGCTGGGCCTCGGGCTCACCGTGTCCCTCTTGTCCCACTGCCTGGTGGCCCTGAACCGCTACCTGCTCATCACCCGGGCGCCCGCCACCTACCAGGCGCTGTACCAGCGGCGCCACACGGCGGGCATGCTGGCGTTGTCCTGGGCGCTAGCCCTGGGCCTCGTGCTGCTGCTCCCGCCCTGGGCGCCGCGTCCGGGCGCCGCGCCCCCGCGCGTCCACTACCCGGCCCTGCTGGCCGCCGGGGCGCTGCTGGCGCAGACGGCGCTGCTGCTGCACTGCTACCTGGGCATCGTGCGCCGCGTGCGCGTCAGCGTCAAGCGGGTCAGCGTCCTCAACTTCCACCTGCTGCACCAGCTGCCCGgctgcgccgccgccgccgccgccttccCGGGCGCCCCGCACGCGCCGGGCCCGGGTGGTGCTCAGCTCCCGGCGCAGGCTCAGCCTCTGCCCGCGGCGTTGCACCCGCGGCGGGCGCAGCGGCGTCTCAGCGGCCTGTCGGTGCTGCTGCTCTGCTGCGTCTTCCTGCTGGCCACGCAGCCGCTGGTGTGGGTGAGCCTGGCCAGCGGCTTCTCGCTGCCCGTGCCCTGGGGCGTGCAGGCGGCCAGCTGGCTCCTGTGCTGTGCCCTGTCCGCGCTCAACCCGCTGCTCTACACGTGGAGGAACGAAGAGTTCCGCCGCTCGGTGCGCTCAGTCCTGCCCGGCGTCGGCGACGCGGCggccgctgctgccgccgccacGGCCATGCCCGCGGTGTCCCAGGCTCAGCTGGGCACTCGCGCCGCCGGCCAGCACTGGTGA